CCGACTCGGCACCCGCGCTGCTGCCTTACGTGGAACACGCAAGCGCCTTTGTACGCGCCGCTGCGTTGCGCGGGCTGCGTGAGTTGCGCGTGCCTGCAAGCGAAGCGCCCGCACTGCACGCTCTGCAAGACGCCGACGCCGCCGTGCGCCGCGAGGCCGTTGCAGTGCTCGGCTGGCGCAAGCATGTGGGCGCATTGCCTGCGCTGGCGGAACGCGCACGTCATGACGCGGATGTCGACGTGCGCCGTGCCGCAGTCGGCGCGCTCGGCCTTGCGACCGATGCCGCCGTGCTGCCCGCGCTGCTCGATGCGCTGCACGACACCGCCTGGCGCGTGCGTGAGGAGAGCGCCAACACGCTCGGCAAGCTGCGGGCGCTCGCTCCCGATGCGCATGTCACGCAGGCTTTGGTCGAGGCGCTGGCCGACGCGTATTGGCAAGTTCGCTTGCAAGCAGCCCGCGCGCTTGGCCGTTGGCGCGCTGCGCATGCTGTTGACGTGCTTGCCGCGTTGCTCACGCACCCGATCAGCAATCTGCGCAAGGAAGCCGCGCTCGCCTTGGGCGAAATCGGCGAAGCCGCTGCCCTGCCCGCGCTGCACAGCGCAGAAGCCGACAGCGATCCGGAGGTCGTCAAGGCCGTGCGGATCGCATTGACACAGATCGAGAGCGCCCGTGCTGCCGCCTGAGCGCATCGACAACGACATCGCACAAGGCCGGCTGCGGCTGCACTGGGCAGATGCCGTCGTCACACTCGACCACGCGGCGTTGCGCGGGGCGTGCCGCTGCGCGGAGTGCCAGTTCAAGCGCCATCACGGCACGCCGATCAACGTGCCGGCCGCCGTGCGCGTTACCGCCGTCGAGCCCGCTGGTTACGGCGTGCAACTGGTGTTCAGCGATGGGCATGCGCGCGGCATCTATCCGTGGGCGTATCTGGCGGAGTTGGCCGCAACTGCAGCGCCGGGCTGACGTTGGCGGCCTCGCATCCATCAGAAGTTGCCGAACCTACCAATCCAGGCGGCGGCGCCTTTGCTGTGCCCCTTGATTGCCGCATCCAGTTCAGCGCGCGTAAGCCCATTGGGCAGCGCGTCCGGCGCCAGATCGGTGGCGATCAGCACAAAGACGTAGTGGTGCATGCCCGTGCCCTTGGGCGGACACGGCCCAAGGTACGCTGGCTTGCCGATGGCGTTCTGGCCCATGCGCAAGGCACCGCCGGTGCCGGCACCTTCCGGCAGGCTCGTCTGCGTAGCGGGAATGCCATAGACCATCCAGTGGTTCACGCCCAGGCCACCGGCGCCCTGCGGGTCGGTTGCGATCAGCACGAGGCTGTTGGTGCCGGCCGGCACGTTGGACCAGTGCAGCGGCGGCGAGACGTTCTCGCCCGTGCAATTGGCGTTGGCCGGGTTCTTCCCGGCGTATTTGCGGTCCATGACGCCGTTGTCGGCAAAGGCAGACGATTCGACGGTGAACGTGGTATCGGCCTGCGCATACACGTGCGGCACGGCAGACAGGCACGCCAGCGACAACAACGCGCGAAACAGGGTTGGCTTCAAGGCAGGTCTCCTGGCAGGAAAGACAGCGAACGGGCATCACAATACGCGAATGCGCCGCCCGCGCGC
This is a stretch of genomic DNA from Ralstonia wenshanensis. It encodes these proteins:
- a CDS encoding YbhB/YbcL family Raf kinase inhibitor-like protein, which gives rise to MKPTLFRALLSLACLSAVPHVYAQADTTFTVESSAFADNGVMDRKYAGKNPANANCTGENVSPPLHWSNVPAGTNSLVLIATDPQGAGGLGVNHWMVYGIPATQTSLPEGAGTGGALRMGQNAIGKPAYLGPCPPKGTGMHHYVFVLIATDLAPDALPNGLTRAELDAAIKGHSKGAAAWIGRFGNF
- a CDS encoding DUF971 domain-containing protein, with product MLPPERIDNDIAQGRLRLHWADAVVTLDHAALRGACRCAECQFKRHHGTPINVPAAVRVTAVEPAGYGVQLVFSDGHARGIYPWAYLAELAATAAPG
- a CDS encoding HEAT repeat domain-containing protein; protein product: MTTTLLARLHDADAATRRIALLQLADEEDADALPDVITLLAQDPSPEVRLEAARILATWEQPVTVAALARALEDVDGTVREAAAIGIADLKSPDSAPALLPYVEHASAFVRAAALRGLRELRVPASEAPALHALQDADAAVRREAVAVLGWRKHVGALPALAERARHDADVDVRRAAVGALGLATDAAVLPALLDALHDTAWRVREESANTLGKLRALAPDAHVTQALVEALADAYWQVRLQAARALGRWRAAHAVDVLAALLTHPISNLRKEAALALGEIGEAAALPALHSAEADSDPEVVKAVRIALTQIESARAAA